From the genome of Seriola aureovittata isolate HTS-2021-v1 ecotype China chromosome 6, ASM2101889v1, whole genome shotgun sequence, one region includes:
- the rangrf gene encoding ran guanine nucleotide release factor yields the protein MQSAGGGAEQPPHPLFGGALSAVIPRSATDISELREIPDNQEVFAHAHTDQSLIVELVEYQGQVADQDSPRYHFEDIAGSNKSLELGAFEVTSVVALPKSDVSLSECSSAWTLTGTQCVSKFNEEARNTVTLHLGLFRLPQFSTEVLITFNDPQSISPDSSSAAAAGTHGVPWTVQDFQRLLQTLTLHNPGLFG from the coding sequence ATGCAGAGTGCCGGAGGCGGCGCCGAGCAGCCTCCTCACCCGCTGTTTGGAGGAGCGCTGTCCGCTGTCATCCCCCGCAGCGCCACGGACATCAGTGAGCTGAGGGAGATCCCGGACAACCAGGAGGTATTTGCTCACGCACACACCGACCAGAGCCTCATAGTTGAGCTGGTGGAGTACCAGGGGCAGGTGGCAGACCAGGACTCCCCCAGGTATCACTTTGAGGACATCGCGGGCAGTAACAAATCTCTGGAGCTAGGTGCTTTTGAGGTGACCAGCGTTGTGGCTCTTCCCAAATCCGATGTGTCCCTGTCAGAGTGCAGCTCAGCCTGGACGCTCACTGGCACACAGTGTGTATCCAAGTTCAACGAAGAGGCGAGGAACACAGTGACCCTTCACCTGGGGCTGTTCCGCCTGCCCCAGTTCTCCACAGAGGTCCTGATCACCTTCAATGACCCGCAGAGTATCAgccctgacagcagcagtgcagcTGCTGCGGGGACACACGGGGTGCCGTGGACGGTGCAGGACTTCCAGCGCTTGTTGCAGACTCTGACTCTGCACAACCCTGGGCTGTTTGGATAG
- the itpa gene encoding inosine triphosphate pyrophosphatase, whose amino-acid sequence MAVQAGRSVVFVTGNAKKLEEVIQILGDRFPYKLVSKKIDLPEYQGEPDEISIHKCKEAARQIDGPVIVEDTCLCFTALGGLPGPYIKWFLDKLKPEGLYKLLAGFEDKSAWALCTFAFSAGKDKPVQLFRGKTEGHIVEPRGPRDFGWDPCFQPDGYDKTYAELPKEVKNSISHRYRALAAMSAHFSQTNNTSPQIKKKKQQD is encoded by the exons ATGGCTGTTCAGGCTGGACGGTCCGTGGTCTTCGTGACTGGAAACGCGAAAAAACTCGAAGAG GTCATTCAGATCCTGGGAGACAGGTTTCCCTACAAACTGGTGTCTAAGAAGATTGACT TGCCCGAGTACCAGGGAGAGCCAGATGAGATTTCCATACACAAGTGTAAGGAGGCTGCACGGCAG ATTGATGGGCCAGTCATAGTGGAGGACACCTGTCTGTGCTTCACGGCTTTAGGAGGCTTACCTGGTCCTTACAT AAAATGGTTCCTGGATAAACTGAAGCCAGAAG GCTTGTATAAACTCCTGGCCGGGTTCGAAGATAAATCAGCCTGGGCTCTCTGCACCTTCGCCTTCAGCGCTGGGAAGGACAAACCAGTACAGCTGttcagagggaaaacagag GGGCACATTGTGGAGCCCCGGGGTCCTCGGGACTTTGGATGGGATCCATGTTTCCAGCCGGACGGATACGACAAAAC CTACGCTGAACTGCCTAAAGAAGTGAAGAATTCAATCTCTCACCGCTACCGGGCGCTGGCTGCCATGTCTGCACACTTCTCTCAAACCAACAACACCTCACCACAgatcaagaagaagaagcagcaggatTAA